CACGCCCGCGGCCCGGGCCGCCGTCAGCACGTTGAGAGTGCCGGTGACGTTGACGTCGTTGGTCGTCACCGGGTCCTTGACCGAGCGCGGCACCGAAGCGAGCGCGCCCTCGTGGAAGACGTAGGCGCAGCCCTGCATGGCATGCCCGACGGCCGCGCCATCGCGCAGGTCGCCGACCTCCAGGCGGATCCGTCCGCGCAGTTCCGCGAGGTTCGCCTCGTGCCCGGTCGAGAGGTTGTCGAGCACGACGACCTCGTTGCTGTCAGCGGCGAGCGCGGCCACGAGGTGGCTGCCGATGAAACCCGCGCCGCCGGTGACGAGGACTCTGGCCATGCCGCCTCCTAGAGCCGGAAGAGTTTCGGTGACTCGACGCCCTTGTACACGTTGCGGGAGTCGACGACCAGCGGCAGGCTCGCGAGGAGGCCGGCGTAGTCGACGTTCTTGTGGTTGGTGACGACGACGGCCACATCCACGCCCTTGAGATCCGCCGCCGCCAGCCCGCGGCGCGGCACGTCCGCAAGTTCCGGGATGGCGGCCGTGACCCACTCGTCGTGATAGCTCACCTGGGCGCCGCGGCCCTGGAGAAGCTTGATGACGTCGAGGGCCGGGCTCTCCCGATAGTCGTCGATGTTGGCCTTGTACGCCACGCCGAGCACGAGAATCTGCGCGCCGTTGACGGACTTTCGCTGCGAGTTCAGCGCCGCTGCCACGACCTCGACGACGTGGTCCGGCATGTGGCTGTTCACCTCGCCGGCCAGCTCGATGAAGCGCGCCTCGAAACCGTGCAGCCGCGCCTTCCAGCTGAGATAGAAGGGGTCGATGGGAATGCAGTGGCCGCCCAGGCCCGGCCCGGGATAGAAGGGCATGAAGCCGAAGGGCTTGGTAGCGGCGGCGTCGATGACATCCCAGACGTTGATGTTCATCCGGGCGCACATCAGCGCGATCTCGTTGACGAGTCCGATGTTCACCGAGCGGAAGGTGTTC
This portion of the bacterium genome encodes:
- a CDS encoding NAD-dependent epimerase/dehydratase family protein produces the protein MARVLVTGGAGFIGSHLVAALAADSNEVVVLDNLSTGHEANLAELRGRIRLEVGDLRDGAAVGHAMQGCAYVFHEGALASVPRSVKDPVTTNDVNVTGTLNVLTAARAAGV